The DNA window ATGCGCTCGCGGCACTGCGCACCTTTCTGGTGGAGGGGCGGGTGGACCAGAAGCGGCTGGACGCACTGGCGCTGCTGCGGGTGATGCGGGAGCGGTTCACCGAGAAGGTGGCACCGAAGCGCGTTCGGTACCACTTCGAGCCCACCGATGCGTGGGAGCTGATCCGGGAGAGCGCGACGCACCGGGTGTTCGAGGCCGGTGTCTGCGCGGTGGATCCGGCGGTGGAGGCGCTGATGCGGCAAGGGGGGAAGCGCTATGCGGCAGCGCGTCGGGGGGCACTGGGGCGAGCGTTGTCGCTCGAGGCCGCGCGGCGGCAGAACGTGGCGTCCGAGGGAGCAGTGCTCACGGTGGCGGTGGAGTCGCTGTGCCGGGAGCACGGTCTGCGCAGCTTGAGCGAGCTGAGGGGATGGCTCGCCGCGCAGGAGGTGGAGGAGGTGGATCAGTTCCTGAAGGAAGAGGCGCAAGTGCGCTGGGCCGCGCTGCTCTACGGGCAGGACACGGATCGGTGCCTGGCGGACCACCTGCGGGCGACGGGGGAATACGCGGGGCTGCGGGCGGGGGTGGTGGAGGGGGGCGTGGATGTTGGGGCGGGGGAAACGCAGGGCCTGAAGGCCGTGACGGAGGATGGACGATGAGTGCTTCGGGGAAGACGGCGGTGGCGCGACTCGGGAAGTTGAGCCTGCTGTGGTTGCTGACGCGGCGGGACCACACGGGGACACGGAAGGAACTCGGTGATGCGCTGGAGGTGGTGCTCAAGGGCGAGCTGAGTCTGGGGGAGGCGAAAAGAGCGATTGATGAGGTCCTGGAGCGGCTGACATCGACGAAGGTCGTCGATAATGCGCGAAGGGTCGCGCTGAGGCTGACGAGAACTGGGCAGGAGGCCGCGCGAGCCGAGGTAGAGCGGTTGGGGATCAAGTTGTCCCCCGCAGGCCTGAGCTGGCGGGAGCTCAAGAAGCGCATCTTGAGCGCGCCCCATGTGGACCTGACGGATGGTGGTAAGTCGAGCGATGCGAAGGTAGCTGAGACGACGAGCAGCGCCCAGGCGCCCGTCACGAAGGGTGAGGGTAAGGCGTCGAGCGCCAAGGGGAACGATGCGCTGCCTGGGAAAGCGGACGAGATCCGGGCAGCGATTCTTGCGAGGAGATACCAGCTCGACCTCGGGCCTTCGCCCACGCTCGCCCAGGTTCGCGATGCACTCACATGGCGGCAAATCGAGGAGATCACGACGGAACCCTTCGGGATCACAGAGGTGCGGGAGGTGCTGTTGAATCGTTTGCTGGCGCGGGAAAAGGGTGAGCGTCTGGTGCTGACGAATGAGAAAGGCAAACGGTTGGACTGGAAGACGGTGCTCAACATCCTTGCCGCGAATGCGGTGGGCGCTCGGAAGGCCGACGCTGGTGAGCTGTACGCAGCATTCACCCGGCAATGGCTGCGGGATTCTGCAGGTGAGGGAGGTGCGGGACCGCAGCACGAGGAGGACTCGACGACGAATGGTCTCAGCCAGACGCAGGACACCACCGTCAAGCCCGACACCAAGCCCGTCATCAGGAATCTGGTCGCGCTGCCGGTCGATGAAGCTGCCTTCGCTGCACGTGTCAAGGAGGCGGCAAAGGCGACGAAATCAGGGCGGGTCGGGGAGGACAAGGTGCTCATCTCGCACGTGCGCCGCCGTCTGGAGGAAGAGGGCGCTGCGATCGATGATGTCGACGCTTTCAAAGCAAGACTCGTATCGGCGCACCGAAAGCAACTCCTCTCGCTCGGCCGTGCTGATCTCGTCGAGGCGGTGGCGCCGGAGGATGTCGATGCTTCGGAGACGCACTACATGAGTTCCACGTTCCATTTCGTTCGTATCTAGGTTCGGGACGGCGACGCAGAGAGCCCCTCCGGTTTCATCGAGTGGGTAGCGCGTCGCGAAAGAAGGAAGGGATGGGTAGGCCCATGGCGGAGCATGACGCCCTGCTGGACGTGTTCCTGTCGAACACGAAGAAGGAAGTGTTCCATTCGGTGGAGCACCGGCACCAGATCTGGCGGGAGAACCCATTCGACGTCGAATGCGTCCACGAGCGAGCGCGTTCGGAGTTTCAGCGGCAGCTCGCGCAGATCACGACGCCGCCTGGGCTGGACTCGGGTCGCATCTTGCTGCTCCTCGGCGAGTCGGGGAGCGGCAAGACACACCTTGTCCGATCATTTCGCAACTACGTTCACCGCGATGGGCTGGGGTTCGTCGGCTACATGCAGATGACGACGGCGGTATCATACCAGCGCTATCTGGTGAGCAACCTGATCGATTCGCTGGATCAGCCTTACTATGAATCTCTGGGAACGACCTCCGGGCTGACACGGCTTTCAATAGCCGTCGCTTCCAGGTGTGGGGACCCGAAGAGCATCAGCGAGCTGGCCGAGAATCCCGATCTCTCCCGCGATGATGTCGTCGAGCTCGTCGAAGAAGCAGCGGACCGCCTGATAGCCAATCCACGTTACGCTGACCTCGATCTGGATCTGATCCGGGCCTTGCTCTACCTCCAGCGGCAGGATCCGGGTCTCAAGAAACGGGTCGTGAAGTACCTACGCTGCGAGACACTCTCCGAGCGGGATAGCAAATTCCTGGGAGGAATGACCTCGAAGCAAGGAGACGAGGACGCACAGAAGCTCGTCGAGCACATCGGCCGGCTGATGTGGGCCTTTGATTCGCGCGCCCTCGTCATCTGTGTCGATCAGTTCGAAGACGCGTACCAAAGTGATGAGGCCGAGGTGCTGTTCCGGCGTGCCATGACCTCGCTCTGCGCTCTCGCCGACCAGGTGCCGTCGTCTCTCGTCGTGCTTGCGTGCCTCGAAGACTATTACACCAAGCTCAAGCCCCGGCTCACCCGCTCCACGCTCGATCGCATAGAGCATGATCCGGCTCCGGTGCGGCTATTGACCGAGCGGAGCGCGAAGGAGGTCGAGATGATCATCCGGCAGCGCCTCGGTCACCTCTATGAGGCGTCGGGCCTCAAGGCGCCGAACGGTGCGCTCGACACCATTTATCCCTTTCCACTGTCGTTCGTCAGACAGCTCGAAGGGCTTCGCGTGCGCTCGGTGCTCGACGAGTGTCGCATGTACCGGGATGCCTGTATCGAGGCACGTGAGGTCGTTGCGCCACCAAGCAGCGGCACCCAGCGCCGCCACCAAAAATCTGCGCCCGACGAGCGGCTCATCAAGGTAGCGAAGGAGAAGCTCGAGCAGGAGTGGAATGACTTCCTGGCCCAGCAGCAAGAGGAGCCACCCGAAGAGGATGAGGAACTCGCGGAACTCTTCGGCTGGGCCATCCAGGCGGCCGCCGAGGAACTGGAGAGCGGCCACCGCTGCGAAGTCCAGGTCAAGGGGTCGATGATCGATGTCCGGGTCCAGGTGCCGCTGCTCGGCAACAAGTTCCGGATCGGTGAGGAGATACTCGTGGCGCTGTGCAACAAGGCGCCGCAGGGGGGAGGACTCAAGGCGCAGATCCAGAAGGCACACGAGCTGGCAGGCCACCGTGTCGCGGCAATGCTCCGCTGCGGCGACTTTCCAAGCAATCAGAAGACACAGGTTGCGCAGGCGCTCGCTGCCATCCTGAAGAAGGGGGGCAGGAAGGCCGTCGTCGAGGACAGTGACTGGCGCAAGATCGGAGCGTTCCGGAGGTTCCGGAACAGGGCCGAGCGACGGGAGCACTTCATGGCCTGGCTCATGGAGGAAAACCACCTGTCGCGGCTGATGCCGCTCATCGACGTGCTCGATCTCGACCGGATGGAGCGCTTCGAGCCAGCCGTCCCGGTGAGCCAGCGGCCGACCGTAGTAATTCCGCCCGTGTGCCGACCTTCCAGGCCCGACGAGCCGGTCCCCTCGAACTTCACGGAGCCGGATACGATGGAGAGCGTTGCCCCTCCTCGGCGCGTGGATCCTACTCCGCCCCCCAGTCCGGTCGTGGTGGAGGAAGGTCCCGTCGTGCTGGGCGTCTCGGGGGAGCTCGTCACCCAGCCCGTCGTCATCGACATGGCGGCGCTCACCTCCCACGCGGCGTTCCTTGGTAGCACGGGGAGCGGCAAGACGACGCTGGCGCTCAACCTCATCGAGCAGCTCGTACTTCGCGGCGTTCCGGCGATCCTCGTCGACCGCAAGGGAGATCTCTGTGCGTACGCTCGCGAGGCACCCTGGAACCAGCGGCATCCCGAGCCCGCGCTGGAAGCAAGACGGCAGGCGTTGCGCGAGCGCATCGACGTCGCGGTCTTCACGCCTGCCCACAGGGAAGGTCGTCAGCTTGCACTTTCCCTGGTGCCGCGTGGTCTCGACTCGCTGCCCGACCTGGAGCGAGACGCCGCGGCGAAGTACGCGGCCGAGGCGCTGGGTGACATGCTCGGCTATCGACAGACCCGCAAAGACAGGGGGCTACGGGCCGTCTTGGTGCAGGCCTTCCTGCTCTTCGCAGAGAACGGCAACGCAGACCGGCTCAATCTCAAATCGCTGATCTCGTTCATTGGCGACGAAGATCCTGCGCTCGTCGCAGCGCTCGGGCGCCTCGACACCAAGCTGTTCAAGGATCTGGTGCAGGACCTCCAGGTGCTTCTGCTCAGCTCATCGGAGCTATTGGCCTCGGACGGAGAGCGCCTAGATGCGGAGCTGCTCCTCGGCCTGGGGCCCCACGCCCGCCCCGGAAAGACGCGAATCAGCATCATCAGCACCAAGTTCCTGGGCGACAATGCTCGGGTCCTCTTCTGGGTGTCGCAGCTTCTGCTGACGCTGACCCGCTGGGTGACCCGAGCGCCTTCGCCTCGCTTGCAGGCGGTGGCGATGTTCGACGAGGCGGACGTCTACCTGCCGGCGCAGTCCCAGCCCGCCACGAAGGGGCCCATGGAGAACCTGCTGCGCCGCGCGCGCTCGGGCGGCCTGGGGATCTTCCTGGCCACCCAGAGCCCTGGGGACCTCGACTACAAGTGCCGGGACAACATCCGGAGCTGGTTCGTCGGGCGTGTCGCCCAGAACGTGGCGCTGGAGAAGATGAAGCCGCTCTTCGCCGAGGCCCGGGTCAACGTGGCGGGGAAGATCCCGGGGCAGGGGGTTGGGGAGTTTCACCTGCTTCAGGACGGTCGCGTGACGCCCTTCAAGGCGCACCAGGCGCTCCTTCGCACCGAGCAGGTGCCAGAGCACGAGATCTTGCGGCTCGCGGCGCTGCGCAGGCGCGCCCAGGCCCGTTGAGCGCAAGGTCTCGACGAGAGGACATCCAGGGGTGCCCGCGGGGCACGACCGAGCGACACGAGAGGTGACGCGTGGACGGCGAGATCATCAATTTCGAGGAAGAGCAATACCGGCACGAGCGGCTATTCGCTCGGCAGGACGTGCTCGATCGGCTTCAGGGCTGGCTGGTTGGCGAGCGGGCTCTCTACCGGGGGTGGGTGTTCCTGCTCGGGGGCCCGGGGGTCGGCAAGAGCGCCATCCTTGCAGAACTCCTGAAGGTGCTCCCTGAGCAGACGCCCCGGCACTTCATCCGACGGGGGAACGAGGGGTGGGATCGGCCCGAGGTGATGGTGCAGAACCTCTGCGCCCAGATCGAGCGGCTCTTCTCGGAGCCCGTCGATACCTCCCTGCCGCTGGACGCGCGGCTCGGGGATTTGCTCCGGCGGGTATCGAGAAAGATGCTGGATCCTTACAAGCAGCGGCTGGTCCTCGTGCTCGACGGCCTGGACGAGGCGGTGAGCGACACCGCCGGGAAGAACCCCCTGCCGCGCTTCCTGCCCCGGGTGCTGCCGCCCGGCGTGGTGCTGCTGTGCGCATCGAGGCCGGTCCACCCCGACCTGGACGGGCTCCTCCAGCACGACAAGGTGCAAAGGATCGATCTTGATGACGGCGCCTGGACCGCTTCCAACGAGGCGGCATGCCGTGCGTTCTGGGAGCATTACGCGGCCACGTTCGATCCGCCCCTCGATGCGACCTTCGTCCGCGAGGCAGTGCGGCGTGCCGGTGGGAATTTGCTGCACGCGATCCGGCTGCGAGACTGGCTGGAGGACCAGCCCCCCGAGCGGCGGATCGTGAAGAACATCCCGAAGCAGCTTTCGGGTTTCCTGTCCCAGATCTGGTCCGAGCTGCTCAAGCTGGACGACGCACGCAGCACGCTGGTCGTGACCGGTCTCGGGGTCGCCTGCGCAGCGCGTGAGGCGCTTCCAGCCTACCTTTTCCGCGAACTGCTCGAGTGGTCGTCGAGCAGCGAGGAAGAGGATTTCCTCCGTGTCACGCGCCCCTTCCTTCGCCAGGAGAACGCGCACTGGCATCCGGACTGCCCGGCATACCGGCTGTACCACGAGTATTTTCGCGAATTCATCGTCTGGCAGCTCGGCGAGCCGCGGATCCGGGAGCTGAACCGGCTGCTCGCGAGCACCCTTGCTCAGTGGCCCTCGATTGCAGGGACCTCGTCTCACCGGGGTTATGCCCTCCGGCACGCCGTCACCCATCGCATCGAAGGCGGGATGCTGGAGGAAGCGCGCACGCTCTGCACGAACGTCGTCTACATGGAGGAGAAGTGCCGTGGCCTCGGGGTCGCTGCAGTCGAACGGGATCTGGAAGCCGTGATTCGCGCCTCGGGGGCTGAAGGGTCGCTGGATCTGGCCACGGTACTCGCTGCCCTCGGCGCGGAAGCGAGTCGGCTCCGTGCCAGCCCGGCGCTCTTGCCCGCGCTGCTCTACAACCGTCTGCGCTGCGCTGGATGGTCGCCCGATCGCATTGGCACAGTGCTTCATTTTCCGGCAGGACTCCCGTCGCTTCGGCTGAGGCACGGTGTGCGCTTGGGGCCGACGCTGCTGCACACGTTCGTGGGCCACGAAAGGCCGGTCAGCGCTTGCGGGGTGACGCCGGACGATGGGCTGCTGCTTTCGGCATCCGCAGATCGCACGCTCCGTCTGTGGGCGCTCGGCTCGGGGGAGCCCCTCGCGGTGCTTCGAGGGCACGAGGACGAGGTGACATCCTGCGCGATCACTGCCGATGGGAAGATGGCCGTTTCCTCCTCGGTCGACGCGACCCTGCGGGTCTGGGATCTCACGGCGCAGCGTTGCCTCGTCTCGCTGGAGCACGAGGGGCGCTGGGTCACCGCCTGCGCCGTGAGTCCAGACGGGAAGCGGGTGGTCGGCGGCCTGGATAATGGCCGGATCACAGTGTGGGACCGGGCCTCACGGAGGCTCGTCGGATCGCTTCAAGGGCACGCGGACTACGTGACCGCTTGCCAGGTGACAGCAGACGGCAAGCGCGTCGTCTCCGCGTCGCGGGATCGCACGGTGCGGGTCTGGGACATCGCTTCTGGCGCATGCACGCACACCCTCCGACGTGAAGATGTGGTCGGCAGCAAGGTTCCGGCCGAACGCGAGGAGGCGGGGTGGATGACGGCGCTTCTCTTGCTCCACGGTGGATTGCAGGCGGTGTCGGTGGCGGGCGACGGCCTCGTGATGCGCTGGGATCTCGGGACGGGGCATTGCGCACAGCGGTTCGGTGCGGGGCAGGGACGCGTGGACGCTTGCGCGCTTCTCCACGACGGCCGTCACCTCGTGTGCGGGATGGCGGATGGGAGCATCCACGTCTGGGATCTCGGCGGGGGCCGCCTTCTGCGTCGCATGGACGCGGCCCATGGGGGCCCGGTGTCCGCTCTCTCGGCGACGCGCGATGGGCGTCGTCTCGTGTCGGCCTCGTCTGACCGCGGCCTCAAACTCTGGGATCTGGGTGGCCCTGAAGGACTCTCCGCGCGAGGGCGGCACACCGCGCCCGTGGCCGCGTGTGCGGTGACGCCAGACGGAAGGTGGGCCGTTTCGGCCTCCGAGGATCGGACGCTGAAAATCTGGGACGTCAGGACGGGCGCTTGCCGCGGGACGCTTCCGAAGCACGAGGCTCTGGTAACGGCGTGCGCCATCTCAGCAGACGGTCAGCGCGTGCTTTCCGGAGCCAGCGACGGGAGCGTGAGGCTGTTGCGTCTCGGTGCCAAAGACGCAGAGCCCATCAGGAGCCACGAAGCGCTGGTGAGCGGGGCTGCGCTCCTTGGCGATGGGCGTATCGTCACGGCATCGGCGAACGGTGAAATCGGCATCGCCGTGCCCGCGACGTCAGAGGCTCTCGTGGCCTTCCGTGGTGATTTCGGCCCTGTCGTCGGCTGTGCCATGACCCCGGACGGGGCGCATGCGTTGACGATCTCGCGGGAGGGGCCCCCGGTGCTGTGGGACCTTTCGACCCGTGCCCCGAGGCTCGTGCTGAGCGATGCCACGGCGGTCTTTCTTTCGTGTGCGCTCAGCCGCAACGGCGATCGCACCGTCCTGGGGCGTGAGGACGGCGTGGTGGAGGTGCGTGATCTGGTCTCGGGACAGGTTTTGCACGAGCTTCGCGGTCACACATCGCGGGTTTTCGGGTGTGCGATCTCCCCGGATGAGACACGGGTGATATCGGCCTCCGAGGACGAGACGCTGCGCGTGTGGAGCCTGGAGAGCGGCGAGTGCTTGGGGATGGTCCAGGGAACCTCGTGGTTTCGCTGCGTGGCGGTGGGTCAGGGGGTGATCTGCGCTGGAGACCAAGAGGGGGACCTCTGGATGATTGCCTCCGAAAAACAGGAGTCATTCCTGCTTCCCCCCAAGCCGCCAATCCCTCCGGCGCAGCCGAATCCTCCCGGGCCGGAGATGCCTCATCCACCGAAACGTCTGAATCAGCCGATCGAATCGGGGGCGACGGCCACCGGCATCATGGTTCCTCCCCCAGAGCCTCCGAGGCAGCCGCCTTCTTCCGACCCGTGGAATGACAGCGCGATGGTGCTTGCGAGGCTGCGTGATGTGCTGGCGAAGATCTACGACAGCGAGGTGAGCGCTCGGCGCCTCGTCATGGATGTCGGGCTCGACGAGCGGCGCATCCTGTTCATCGGAACGCTTCAGGACATCTGGCACGCCATTCTTCGGGAGGCAGTGAAGACCGACCGAGTTGCTCTGCTCATGGAATGGGTATTGGGAGAATACCCCGAGAATCCGGCACTCATCGACTTCAAGCGTCGGTTCTTTAGTCACGGGCGCGTCTGATCTCATTCGTTTCATATCAACCTGGTCGATACAGGAGGCTTTGAGCCATGAACGCTGAACCTCGATGGCGCGACAGCGCATCCCGCGCCGCCTGGCGCAACGCCCTCGCCCGCAAATACCCCACCACCGACGAAGCCCGTGTCTTCATCGACCACGTCGGCCTCTCCCCGATACGCATTGCATTCAGCAATCGCGCCGACCTCACCTGGTTCGCCATCCTCGAAGAAGCCCAGCGCCAGGGCCCCCGCTGGGTCCTCGCCGTCCTCGACCGCGCCCTCGAAGACTTCCCTGACGACGACGCCCTCCGCCGCCTCCGCGATGGCGAGCCGGTTCGCTATGCCGAAGGCCCTGACGCCAACGCCCTCGGCTGGCGCGGCCGAGGTGGCCAGACCCTCGAGAAGATCCTGGGCAAAGTCAGCACCCTCGTCCCCGTCAGCTTCCTCGAAGTCGGCATGCGCCGCGCCCATGCCGTCGTCCGCGTCCGCTGCGCCGACGGCTCCCTCGGCTCGGGCTTCCTCGCCACGGACGACCTCCTCGTCACCAACCACCACGTCCTCTCGACCCGCGCCGCGGCCACCACGGCCCGCGTCCAGTTCAACTACCAGAAGACCATCGAGGGCCGCGACGCCGAGATGGAGGAGTTCCTCCTCGATCCCGACGCCTTCTTCGCCACCTCCGCGGCCGACGACTGCACCCTCGTCAAGGTCCAGGGCAACCCCTCCTCCCGCTGGGGCGCCATCGACCTCCAGCCGGCGCCCATCACCAGGGACGACCGCGTCAACATCATCCAGCACCCCGGCGGCGACCAGAAACAGCTCTCCTTCTTTCACAATCTCGTCGTCTATGCCGGTGAGGGCCGCCTTCAATACCTCACCGACACCCTCCCGGGCTCCTCCGGCTCTCCCGTATTCGACAGAGAATGGCGCCTCGTCGCCATTCACCACAGCGGCGGCTGGGTCGTCGAACCGGGCACCAGAGAGCAGTTCTATCGCAACGAGGGCATCCTCGCGGAGCGCATCCTCGCCCTCCTCCATACCGCCCGCGAGCCTTCGGCCTGCGGCGTGACCACCTGAACCATCGACCTCACTCCCTGACGTCAACCCTCACCCCACGCTCACGCTCACGCTCACGCTCACGCGCTCTTTCGTTCTCTCTCGACACACATCCTGACTCCAACCGAGGAACACCATGGCAACAGCCACACGTTTCATTCATACCGCTGACTGGCAGCTCGGCCTGCGCGCCCATTTCATTCACGGAGATGCCGGCGCCCTCGTCCGGGAAGCCCGGCTCCGCACCGTCGCCCGCATTGGCGCCCTCGCGCGCGAATACAAAGCAGATTTCGTCGTCGTCGCCGGCGACGTCTTCGAGCACCACGAACTCAAACCCGACACCCTGCGCCGTGCATTCGACCGCATGGCGGACATCCCCACCCCTGTGTATCTCCTCCCTGGCAACCACGACCCCCTCATGCCCGGCTCCCTCTACGAGTCGGACCGCTGGCGGAAGGAGTGCCCGCCCAATGTCCATGTCCTCGCCTCGCGCGACCCCATCGTCGTCAGCGAAGGCGTGGTCATTCTCCCTTGCCCGCTCTTCGAAAAGCACGCCCTCGGCGACGTCACCGACCACCTCTCGCCCCAGCTCGGCCCACCGGATCACGTGCGCATCGGCGTCGCCCATGGCGGCATCCGCGAGATCCTCGCCGGCTTTCACGGCGACGACGAACCCCAGCACAACACCATCCCTGCCGACCTCGCCGACCGCGCCCAGCTCGATTACCTCGCCCTGGGTGACTGGCATGGCCGCCTCCAGATCGACGACCGCACCTGGTACTCCGGCACCCCCGAGGCCACCCGCTTCAAGGAGCGCGACCCCGGCAGCGTGCTCCTCGTCGACATCGGCGCCCGAGGCGAAGCCCCCGAGGTCACCCCGCACGAGGTCTGCACCTTCCGCTGGAAACAGCACCAGCACACCCTCGATGGTGCCGACGATCTGGAGCGCCTCGATCGCTTCCTCACCGAGTACCCGGACAAGGACAGCACCCTCCTCGAACTCACCCTCGTGGGCGTCCTCCACGTCGATCTCCGCGCCCGCCTCGACGCCGAGATCCTCTCCCGCGCCAGCCATCGCTTCCGGTTCCTGAGAACCCGGGACGATGGGCTCCACACCCTGGTGAGCGACGACGATCTCGCCGGCCTCCGCGGCGCAGGCTGGATTGGTGGTGTCGCCGAGCGGCTTCGCACGGGCATCGAAGGCTTTCCCCAGGAGGACGCCGAGCGCGCTCTCCGTCTCCTCTACCGGCTGCACAAGGAGGTCGCATGAACCGCGCGGTCAGACTGGTCGAGCTGACGGTCAGCAATGTCGGCGTCCTCGTCGGCTCCGTCACGCTGGGGCCCTTCGTCGAGGGCATCAACATCATCCATGGCGGCAACGAGGCCGGCAAATCCACCCTCGTCGAGGCGCTCCGCATCGGCCTCTTCGAGCGCCACGGCACCCGGCACCAAGGCATCGTCGCCCTGCAACCGCACGGCACCCGACTCGCGCCCGAGGTCGAGATCACCTTGACCATCGACGGTGAGCAGCTCCGCATCCACAAGCGCTTCCTCGAAAAGCCGATGTCGACGCTCTG is part of the Chondromyces crocatus genome and encodes:
- a CDS encoding TfuA-like protein, translating into MTVFVFAGPTISAAEGEAHLSAVFLPPAAQGDLYRAALEKPAAIGLIDGYFERIPSVAHKEILWAMAQGVHVFGAASMGALRAAELSLFGMEGVGAIFEGYLRGELEADDEVAVAHAAVEDDYRPLSEALVNVRATLRAAVRAGVIVEELRVQLEGIAARAFYADRCYPLLFEQAAQEGADPDALAALRTFLVEGRVDQKRLDALALLRVMRERFTEKVAPKRVRYHFEPTDAWELIRESATHRVFEAGVCAVDPAVEALMRQGGKRYAAARRGALGRALSLEAARRQNVASEGAVLTVAVESLCREHGLRSLSELRGWLAAQEVEEVDQFLKEEAQVRWAALLYGQDTDRCLADHLRATGEYAGLRAGVVEGGVDVGAGETQGLKAVTEDGR
- a CDS encoding helicase HerA domain-containing protein; its protein translation is MAEHDALLDVFLSNTKKEVFHSVEHRHQIWRENPFDVECVHERARSEFQRQLAQITTPPGLDSGRILLLLGESGSGKTHLVRSFRNYVHRDGLGFVGYMQMTTAVSYQRYLVSNLIDSLDQPYYESLGTTSGLTRLSIAVASRCGDPKSISELAENPDLSRDDVVELVEEAADRLIANPRYADLDLDLIRALLYLQRQDPGLKKRVVKYLRCETLSERDSKFLGGMTSKQGDEDAQKLVEHIGRLMWAFDSRALVICVDQFEDAYQSDEAEVLFRRAMTSLCALADQVPSSLVVLACLEDYYTKLKPRLTRSTLDRIEHDPAPVRLLTERSAKEVEMIIRQRLGHLYEASGLKAPNGALDTIYPFPLSFVRQLEGLRVRSVLDECRMYRDACIEAREVVAPPSSGTQRRHQKSAPDERLIKVAKEKLEQEWNDFLAQQQEEPPEEDEELAELFGWAIQAAAEELESGHRCEVQVKGSMIDVRVQVPLLGNKFRIGEEILVALCNKAPQGGGLKAQIQKAHELAGHRVAAMLRCGDFPSNQKTQVAQALAAILKKGGRKAVVEDSDWRKIGAFRRFRNRAERREHFMAWLMEENHLSRLMPLIDVLDLDRMERFEPAVPVSQRPTVVIPPVCRPSRPDEPVPSNFTEPDTMESVAPPRRVDPTPPPSPVVVEEGPVVLGVSGELVTQPVVIDMAALTSHAAFLGSTGSGKTTLALNLIEQLVLRGVPAILVDRKGDLCAYAREAPWNQRHPEPALEARRQALRERIDVAVFTPAHREGRQLALSLVPRGLDSLPDLERDAAAKYAAEALGDMLGYRQTRKDRGLRAVLVQAFLLFAENGNADRLNLKSLISFIGDEDPALVAALGRLDTKLFKDLVQDLQVLLLSSSELLASDGERLDAELLLGLGPHARPGKTRISIISTKFLGDNARVLFWVSQLLLTLTRWVTRAPSPRLQAVAMFDEADVYLPAQSQPATKGPMENLLRRARSGGLGIFLATQSPGDLDYKCRDNIRSWFVGRVAQNVALEKMKPLFAEARVNVAGKIPGQGVGEFHLLQDGRVTPFKAHQALLRTEQVPEHEILRLAALRRRAQAR
- a CDS encoding effector-associated domain EAD1-containing protein; the protein is MDGEIINFEEEQYRHERLFARQDVLDRLQGWLVGERALYRGWVFLLGGPGVGKSAILAELLKVLPEQTPRHFIRRGNEGWDRPEVMVQNLCAQIERLFSEPVDTSLPLDARLGDLLRRVSRKMLDPYKQRLVLVLDGLDEAVSDTAGKNPLPRFLPRVLPPGVVLLCASRPVHPDLDGLLQHDKVQRIDLDDGAWTASNEAACRAFWEHYAATFDPPLDATFVREAVRRAGGNLLHAIRLRDWLEDQPPERRIVKNIPKQLSGFLSQIWSELLKLDDARSTLVVTGLGVACAAREALPAYLFRELLEWSSSSEEEDFLRVTRPFLRQENAHWHPDCPAYRLYHEYFREFIVWQLGEPRIRELNRLLASTLAQWPSIAGTSSHRGYALRHAVTHRIEGGMLEEARTLCTNVVYMEEKCRGLGVAAVERDLEAVIRASGAEGSLDLATVLAALGAEASRLRASPALLPALLYNRLRCAGWSPDRIGTVLHFPAGLPSLRLRHGVRLGPTLLHTFVGHERPVSACGVTPDDGLLLSASADRTLRLWALGSGEPLAVLRGHEDEVTSCAITADGKMAVSSSVDATLRVWDLTAQRCLVSLEHEGRWVTACAVSPDGKRVVGGLDNGRITVWDRASRRLVGSLQGHADYVTACQVTADGKRVVSASRDRTVRVWDIASGACTHTLRREDVVGSKVPAEREEAGWMTALLLLHGGLQAVSVAGDGLVMRWDLGTGHCAQRFGAGQGRVDACALLHDGRHLVCGMADGSIHVWDLGGGRLLRRMDAAHGGPVSALSATRDGRRLVSASSDRGLKLWDLGGPEGLSARGRHTAPVAACAVTPDGRWAVSASEDRTLKIWDVRTGACRGTLPKHEALVTACAISADGQRVLSGASDGSVRLLRLGAKDAEPIRSHEALVSGAALLGDGRIVTASANGEIGIAVPATSEALVAFRGDFGPVVGCAMTPDGAHALTISREGPPVLWDLSTRAPRLVLSDATAVFLSCALSRNGDRTVLGREDGVVEVRDLVSGQVLHELRGHTSRVFGCAISPDETRVISASEDETLRVWSLESGECLGMVQGTSWFRCVAVGQGVICAGDQEGDLWMIASEKQESFLLPPKPPIPPAQPNPPGPEMPHPPKRLNQPIESGATATGIMVPPPEPPRQPPSSDPWNDSAMVLARLRDVLAKIYDSEVSARRLVMDVGLDERRILFIGTLQDIWHAILREAVKTDRVALLMEWVLGEYPENPALIDFKRRFFSHGRV
- a CDS encoding trypsin-like peptidase domain-containing protein, which encodes MNAEPRWRDSASRAAWRNALARKYPTTDEARVFIDHVGLSPIRIAFSNRADLTWFAILEEAQRQGPRWVLAVLDRALEDFPDDDALRRLRDGEPVRYAEGPDANALGWRGRGGQTLEKILGKVSTLVPVSFLEVGMRRAHAVVRVRCADGSLGSGFLATDDLLVTNHHVLSTRAAATTARVQFNYQKTIEGRDAEMEEFLLDPDAFFATSAADDCTLVKVQGNPSSRWGAIDLQPAPITRDDRVNIIQHPGGDQKQLSFFHNLVVYAGEGRLQYLTDTLPGSSGSPVFDREWRLVAIHHSGGWVVEPGTREQFYRNEGILAERILALLHTAREPSACGVTT
- a CDS encoding metallophosphoesterase family protein, with product MATATRFIHTADWQLGLRAHFIHGDAGALVREARLRTVARIGALAREYKADFVVVAGDVFEHHELKPDTLRRAFDRMADIPTPVYLLPGNHDPLMPGSLYESDRWRKECPPNVHVLASRDPIVVSEGVVILPCPLFEKHALGDVTDHLSPQLGPPDHVRIGVAHGGIREILAGFHGDDEPQHNTIPADLADRAQLDYLALGDWHGRLQIDDRTWYSGTPEATRFKERDPGSVLLVDIGARGEAPEVTPHEVCTFRWKQHQHTLDGADDLERLDRFLTEYPDKDSTLLELTLVGVLHVDLRARLDAEILSRASHRFRFLRTRDDGLHTLVSDDDLAGLRGAGWIGGVAERLRTGIEGFPQEDAERALRLLYRLHKEVA